The following are encoded in a window of Streptomyces griseiscabiei genomic DNA:
- a CDS encoding LacI family DNA-binding transcriptional regulator: MARLAGVSPQTVSRYLRFNGGLKPATVERVESAVRQLDYRPNLVARSMRTRKTGRLAILMPAMTFNPSRMLAGASSTAQSAGYFTDVVSAAGGVEARSERLLEMADSGQYEGILCLAPALPTAEARLQQRTVVVISADLDDDMRGIGELADGAPVIRMVEHLASLGHARFLHVAGDAAFASARARKQSYLDTVERLGLESMGVFDGDWSGESGIEAIRSLPKGSWPTAVIAANDLVAAGVVRGALARGWSVPGDISVTGWDNAELGQFMTPSLTTVDVDLERVGGRAMTKLIAGLRGESPEVNEDSLFRIVWRESTAGAPTT; this comes from the coding sequence GTGGCGCGACTCGCCGGTGTGTCACCCCAGACGGTGTCGCGGTATCTGCGTTTCAACGGCGGGCTGAAGCCCGCGACCGTGGAGCGCGTCGAGAGCGCTGTCCGGCAGCTCGACTACCGCCCCAACCTGGTGGCACGGTCCATGCGCACCCGGAAGACCGGCCGCCTGGCCATCCTCATGCCGGCCATGACCTTCAACCCCTCACGCATGCTGGCGGGAGCCAGCTCGACGGCGCAGTCGGCGGGGTACTTCACCGACGTGGTGAGTGCCGCGGGCGGTGTGGAGGCGAGGAGCGAACGACTGCTGGAGATGGCCGACTCCGGACAGTACGAGGGCATCCTCTGCCTCGCCCCCGCGCTCCCCACGGCGGAAGCGAGGTTGCAGCAGAGAACGGTCGTGGTGATCTCCGCCGACCTCGACGACGACATGCGCGGCATCGGTGAACTGGCCGACGGCGCCCCGGTGATCCGGATGGTCGAGCACCTCGCGTCGCTCGGCCACGCGCGGTTCCTCCATGTCGCGGGTGACGCGGCGTTCGCTTCCGCGAGGGCACGCAAGCAGAGCTACCTGGACACGGTCGAACGTCTCGGTCTCGAATCCATGGGCGTCTTCGACGGCGACTGGTCGGGCGAGTCCGGCATCGAGGCGATCCGGTCGCTGCCGAAGGGATCGTGGCCGACCGCCGTGATCGCGGCCAACGATCTCGTGGCCGCCGGCGTCGTCCGGGGCGCGCTGGCCCGCGGCTGGAGCGTGCCGGGCGACATCAGCGTGACCGGTTGGGACAACGCCGAGCTCGGACAGTTCATGACCCCGTCTTTGACCACGGTCGACGTGGACCTCGAGCGAGTCGGCGGCAGAGCCATGACCAAGCTGATCGCGGGACTGAGGGGCGAGTCACCCGAAGTGAACGAGGACTCCCTCTTCCGGATCGTCTGGCGGGAGTCGACCGCCGGAGCACCTACGACGTAG